The genomic window acaggagagaaattgaggagaaaaatacacctgctgaaaaatgtcgaaaattcaggttctcgttttttggctgtaactttcgatgcgttaatcgcagcgtattgggactacgcccaatcgatttctctcgcaaaattacgtcggaatagtgcctgaaagaattgattcctgcacttttcaaaatcgcgaaagttttcgccaaaaatacaaaggggttaaccttcctttcttttttacgaaaaaatttttcgtctcagaatcgattcgtatgactctttcccggccaattggaccccaaggaactcagaaaacgcagcgaaaagagcgtgggatcaacaggagagaaattgagaagaaaattacacctgctgaaaaatgtcgaaaattcgggttttcgttttttggctgtaactttcgatgcgttgatcgcagcgtattgggactgcgcccaatcgatttttctcgcaaaattacgtcggaatagtgcctgaaagaattgattcctgcacttttcaaaatcgcgaaaattttcgccaaaaatacaaaggggttaaccttcctttcttttttacgaaaaaatttttcgtctcagaatcgattcgtatgactctttcccgaccaattggaccccaaggaactcagaaaacgcagcgaaaagagcgtgggatcaacaggagagaaattgaggagaaaaatacacctgctgaaaaatgtcgaaaattcaggttctcgttttttggctgtaactttcgatgcgttaatcgcagcgtattgggactacgcccaatcgatttctctcgcaaaattacgtcggaatagtgcctgaaagaattgattcctgcacttttcaaaatcgcgaaaattttcgccaaaaatacaaaggggttaaccttccttttttttttaccaaaaaatttttcgtctcagaattgattcgtatgactctttcccggccaattggaccccaaggaactcagaaaacgcagcgaaaagagcgtgggattaacaggagagaaattgaggagaaaaatacacctgctgaaaaatgtcgaaaattcaggttttcgttttttggctgtaactttcgatgcgttgatcgcagcgtattgggactgcgcccaatcgatttttctcgcaaaattacgtcggaatagtgcctgaaagaattgattcctgcacttttcaaaatcgcgaaaattttcgccaaaaatacaaaggggttaaccttcctttcttttttacgaaaaaatttttcgtctcagaatcgattcgtatgactctttcccgaccaattggaccccaaggaactcagaaaacgcagcgaaaagagcgtgggattaacaggagagaaattgaggagaaaaatacacctgctgaaaaatgtcgaaaattcaggttctcgttttttggctgtaactttcgatgcgttaatcgcagcgtattgggactacgcccaatcgatttctctcgcaaaattacgtcggaatagtgcctgaaagaattgattcctgcacttttcaaaatcgcgaaaattttcgccaaaaatacaaaggggttaaccttccttttttttttaccaaaaaatttttcgtctcagaattgattcgtatgactctttcccggccaattggaccccaaggaactcagaaaacgcagcgaaaagagcgtgggattaacaggagagaaattgaggagaaaaatacacctgctgaaaaatgtcgaaaattcaggttttcgttttttggctgtaactttcgatgcgttgatcgcagcgtattgggactgcgcccaatcgatttttctcgcaaaattacgtcggaatagtgcctgaaagaattgattcctgcacttttcaaaatcgcgaaaattttcgccaaaaatacaaagggttaaccttccttttttttttaccaaaaaatttttcgtctcagaattgattcgtacgactcttttccggccaattggaccccaaggaactcagaaaacgcagcgaaaagagcgtgggattaacaggagagaaattgaggagaaaaatacacctgctgaaaaatgtcgaaaattcaggttttcgttttttggctgtaactttcgatgcgttgatcgcagcgtattgggactgcgcccaatcgatttttctcgcaaaattacgtcggaatagtgcctgaaagaattgattcctgcacttttcaaaatcgcgaaaattttcgccaaaaatacaaaggggttaaccttccttttttttttaccaaaaaatttttcgtctcagaattgattcgtatgactctttcccgaccaattggaccccaaggaactcagaaaacgcagcgaaaagagcgtgggatcaacaggagagaaattgaggaGAAAattacacctgctgaaaaatgtcgaaaattcgggttttcgttttttggctgtaactttcgatgcgttgatcgcagcgtattgggactgcgcccaatcgatttttctcgcaaaattacgtcggaatagtgcctgaaagaattgattcctgcacttttcaaaatcgcgaaaattttcgccaaaaatacaaaggccttccttttttttttaccaaaaaatttttcgtctcagaattgattcgtatgactctttcccgaccaattggaccccaaggaactcagaaaacgcagcgaaaagagcgtgggatcaacaggagagaaattgaggagaaaaatacacctgctgaaaaatgtcgaaaattcaggttctcgttttttggctgtaactttcgatgcgttaatcgcagcgtattgggactacgcccaatcgatttctctcgcaaaattacgtcggaatagtgcctgaaagagttgattccagcacttttcaaaatcgcgaaagttttcgccaaaaatacaaaggggttagatttactttttttttggcaaataaGCTTCATTCTCAGAACATTTTAATATGACActatccagatgaaatggatcTCCAAGAACGTAGAGCATGCTCCAAAAAGATCGTAGAAGCAACAGCAGcaaagatacgaggaaaacaCCAGCAGCACAGAAATGACAAAATGAAGTCTTTCGTTCTTCGCctgtaactcttgatccgATTCTTGCAGTGTATTCGGACTGTGCTATCGATTACTTCCGAAATGTGACATCGATATAGTGCAATTGTCAATTCATGACAGCATCATTTCAAATCGTCGACATTCTGACGAAAAATCCAAACGGGTCAGGCTTACTCATTTCGCGAGTTCTCCAGCAAAATAGTATTCTAAAAAAGGCATTTTAAACTTCGTTGGACCAACAGCTGGCAAAATGCGAAATAAATATCGTATAATTCAATCATCTGTTTATTTCAGTACAGGTAACATACAGTAATAATACAATATGATACATATTGCATTGTAACCCGCAGAAGTGTATTGCGCTTGTACGCAAGCTGGAACTTTAACTATACTCTTAAGCTTGAGTAACAACTATTCTCTCCATAACTTTCGGAAAGAAATGAATACATTCACACAGTGCATAGTATGTATTCCGATGGAGGTACCGTAAGAAAGCACCCGTGTTGAAGCGTCGACTTAAAACTAAGTTGTCACAAGTAATTACCTGAACTAATACTAATTTAAGGAGAAGTTCATTCGCACCAATATCATTCAGACTTTTATCTTTCCgagcaaaaataaaacaccAACCTTATGCCAGTTCGATTGATTTCAAAACATCATTCCTCAACAATACTCATTCACTTCCACTGCTTTCCACTGGTTACACTTACTTCATTTTATATAATGATTCATAATCGATTCGTTTATCtcatataatattttttatattctgcTTCAAGAAATACATACTGCACTTTTTCTTCCTTACAGAATAGTCAGATTTCTTATACgatgtttaatttatttttttcattctttctgtCTTTCCCTACAAATGTATTTGGCAACTTGAAAAGCTAATGCAAAACCACCTGAATTGACATTTGCCAATTTCAACTGTTACCCTTCGTCCAACATTTTATTCCTTTCTATTTCGGTGTTTGGATCTGATCCACAGATTTTAACAGTCAGATTACGTTGCAAATAatctttcaaaaattacagCGAAACTCAAGAAGCACAAGGAACTTCGAATTAAGGTTTACAAAGTGCAAATCTATTGGAACAAATTACAAAAAGGTATCTTATTCTAAAATTCATATGGTATATGTCAAATATTGATGGTTGGAATTAGACATTGCAGAGTTGCTTTCACTCGTCATACAATGACTTGATTAACATCAGCTCAACTCAACGGATCGAAATCGCCACAGGTCGGGAAGCCTGGGGGAGGAGCTGGAAGATCTCCTTCGACCCAGAAAGCCATTCCCATGCCAGTGGCCAGGTGCCATTCGAAATGACAGTGTATCAACCAAATTCCAGGATTATCGGCTCTAAATCGAACGGTAACGAATCCTCCGGAGGGTACACTGACCGTGTCCTTCATTGGAGGAACATAAAAGCTGCCCTGATTCACGGGTGTTATCTCTTCACTTGTATAGTTTGAGCCCATGCGTACCACGTAGAAGCCGTAACCGTGCAAATGGAACGGATGATCGATTCCAGACTCTAAAAGGCAATCAACAAGACTTAAGGTTAGTGATTAGTGTTGGCCAAAATCGATGCGTTATTGAAAGAGGTGTGCAAATTAGAATTGCGTTAGTTTTGAAATCCTGGAACTCACCGtctgctgcgtcaaccaaagTCAGTTCGACGATGTCGTTTTGTCGCAAAACCACGACGTTGGTACACTGGCAATAAGTACCATCCGTGCTGTTTTCGTTCTTGAGGCATTCAGTTGGTAAATTGTCCGCGTTACAGAGTGTTTTATCAGGTCTCTGCTTGAAAATTATTGGGCTGGAAGGAAACGTGAAGGATATGTTGCTCATCATGCCCGCTCGAATGGAGGTTCCGTCGAGGTCTGGAAGAATTGAATGTGTCAAATCACGTTAAGGTACTCCGCAATTCGGAAATAAATGTCGGACAAACAATTTGCAGCATCTCACTCTCATATGCTAGATAATTTCCCTCTTGGTGAAAGGTGTCAACATCAAAATAATGGAAATTAAATGGGACGACCAGTTGAACGTCTGGTTTCGCCGTCAAGACTTTTTTGGTATCTTCGTCCTTCTCGTATCCGGCCAGCCGTAGATCAGTGACGCAAAGATACTCCGGACTTTCGCCACATGTTGTGCTCGGATAATTTAAGACCCTCGTGAAGTTTAGAGGGTCGGTCACCGTTGGTCGAGTTACGGTTGGAATAATCCCTGTAATATGAAAACGCTGGATGAGCAAAGAGCACGGTCGTAGAGTATTCTTACTTGAGGGAATCAAATTTCTACACCCAAGCACGATCTCATCCGCGAAAGAAATTCGCAACTACTTATGAAGTACTAGGAAATCAGCTGAATGACATATCACGAAGCAAGTCAAGACCTAAATCTGTGCCATTTGTGCCGTAGGACAGGACGGCGTACTGATCGATTTCCATGTTCTCGCATGCTCCTAGGCCGGTGATATAAATCCAGAACGCATCGCTATCAAGCGAAATGTTATTCGTGTTGATCACAAAATCATATCTTTCACCAGGATAGCTGACAAAGGCATCGACGGTGATTGGCTTGATCGGGGATCCGTCAGTAGCGATGAGGGTTAAATTATGGTCCTGTATTTGGAATTGGAACCCACAGATTTGGCTTGCACCGTTGATAACCCGGAACCTATGACGATAACGATTATTGGACACAGTCGTTTAGAACAAAGTTTGAGGTTCGAACAACCGGCTGCAAACCTGTAACTTGAATTCCTGTTGACGTGAAAAGTTGCCAAAGGAAAGGACGAGTTGACAGAATCTTCGCTCGTAGTTCCATTGAGGTACCATCCAAAACCGTTAACCAATATGGTAGTTGGTGCAATTCCTGGCTCTCGGTTGGGCAGACCGGGGAAGAACATCTCCGCGGTTTCATGCATCCAATCGGCAAGAAATATCGTATGCACCGGTAGGTCAAACTCGTAGAGATCTTTCGGCCAGGGTTCCTCGGAACGTGGTTCACGGATAGTCAGCACACCGTATTGCCCGTTGGTTCTGTGCAGCCCAGTGTGAGAGTGGTAGAAGTACGTGCCAACGTCCTGTGAAGAATGAAATCGAGGACGCAGTTTAGAATTCACTCCGTCATGACCATGAGAAAAAAGACGCGTGAAGTATAATTGCACTGACATCGGCTGGGAATGCGTATCTAAAACTCGATCCTCCGATCGGACACTGAGTCAGATAGGGAACTCCGTCCATCCACTGACTGTGCCTGTGCAGAATCCCGTGCCAATGCATTGTCGATCCCGTACCGGACATTTTGTTCTCCACGTTGACTACGATGAGATCATTTTTACAGACGTTAATCGGAGGCCCGGGTATTTGGCGGTTGATGGCCATCACTCCTTTTTCAACACCATCGGCTGGGATGCACTGGGGTAGGTAACAGTCCTCCAGAACACCATCGGAACAATTCCCGCAGGCTCTGCAGTCGTACAAGAAATGACTCGTTCATTATCGCTATTGTCTTGAATCACAATTCttcggagaaaaaatataactcCTTGATGGAAACAAGTGAACTCAAATTTGCGTACAGCAATCACGTGTCACTATTGTAAGGTTACTCACGTTCCCATTGCCGCGTAGTATTCTAGAACAAATGTGTAAAGGCAGACTCGCTGTGGTTCCCCTGCAATGCATGGTCGAAGACAATCCGTTTCCGTGAGATTTCCAATACCGAGCTTAGCTAAGTCCTTCCATGGTGATGCCCGATTGTAATGGGTAGGTAATTCTGTGAGTTTTCGAAAAAACCTTTGTTATATTCACGTATCTAGTCACGGTTCTACTGGCAAGACAATAATGActtgttaatattatttctttgaagatgaaataaaaaactttaTTTAGAAAACCTTGAATTCCTTCTCTCACCGACAATTGTTCCTAGAACCGGTGCGAAGATGGTTAAAGCTGCGAGTAAGAGCAAAGACGCCTTGCCGTACGAAGTCATCTTCTATCTCTGGACCTCGGTTCCAGAGAGCAACGTAAGTAAGACGCAGTAACACACTGAATAAGTGGCGTGCATTGTTAATATATACAGATATCAATGCTTATCTATACTTACTGCGAGTACACTGATGCTGATTATAAAATTATGGGCTTAATTTTAATCCCATTTTAAGCGCCAAAGTCCTGGACCAGTATATCACTCATCGAAGTCTGCAAAAGatcatattatttatacgaCGCTTAACAACAGTGGGATTTCTCTTGTACGACAGGCATTCCGATCAGTAGATAACAAGTTTCACATCTGCGATTATGCGCCGTGAGCTAAACCGCACTGAGTATCGCATACTCACCTGCAAGACGGCTCGTGCTAGCTAAGGATCTATCGCTCGGACGGTCTCGTGTACTCGTACCTGTCAATTTCGACATATCATACCACGAGGACAATATTGTATATTTCATATGAATTTTAAAGGACAAGAATACGGATTGCTTCTTTTTTAGACTAGAAATTCTGCTAATACAATAATCTCAGTGGTTCCGGAATTGCAAAGCTGCAAATGTAGTGAActcttcttcattttcatcgCAGACACTAACTCAGGTACCCTATGAAATCGCAGTTATACTTGATAAGAGTCAGCTCAATAAGGAAGGGTATTGGTATACGAGAAcacattgtaaaaaaattagagtaCTCCTACATAAAAACCAATTCCTAAACTTGGAAAGAAACTCAATAGGTAGAgggtatttgaatttttattcacatgtTTTGGATAATTATTGACAACTGGCATACAGTAGTGCGTTTTATTCAGCCTGTGACGTCCTCACATCAGCCTAACTCAACGGATCGAAATTGCCGCAGGTCGGAAAGCCTGGAGGTTTAGGAGGCATGTCTCCTTCAACCCAGAAAGCCATACCCATACCAGTGGCCGCATGCCACTCATAGTGACAATGGAAAAACCACTTTCCAGGGTTGTTGGCTTTAAATTGTATGATGGCAAATCCGGCAGTTGGAACGTTGATGGTGTCCTTTGTCGGCGGAATATTCGTATCACTCCATGAGCTGGTAAGGTTTGAAGCGACCAGTTCTGTCACTTCAGCGACTGTGTATCCGTACTCGTTGCTCGAACTGTTGCTCGTATACAACACGTAGAAGTCGAAGCCGTGCAAGTGGAACGGATGACTGTCGTCGGTCTCTGAAATATAATCGATCTTTCATTTCATAGTGATTTCAGAGCAATATCACAACCCCTAAAACTTTTCCACAAGTCTGTTCACGGTTGAGCTGTGAAATTGTCCATTCAATATGCAGACCATCCAACTTTTCAGTGACTTGAAAAATCTATTCGAGACATGAAGCGTTTGTGGAAACCATTTCACGAAAGAATGATGGAATGGTTCAAGTATTTCTTGTGACTATACTCAAATAAAAGTGTTACATGTGAACAGTCAATAAAGTCGGTGACGATATACTGTGATCTCACCCACCAGACAATGCTTTATAGCTTGGtatcgttatttattttgtgGGAATTTAAGCTCACCGCCAGATTGGTCAATCAGAATCAGTTGAACGATGTCGCCTTCCTTCAAAACTACGACGTCTGTACATGCACAGTACGACGAGCTACCTGTAGTATTATCGGAGGTCTGGCAATCAGTTGGTAAATTATCGACATTGCAGTAATCGACATCGCTGGGACTGTCGAAGAAAATAAGCGGCTCCGAGGGAAACGCAAAGGACAAGTTGTTCATTGTGCCCGCTCGAATACTACTTCCTTTGTTATCtggaaaattcgattttttattagattttgCTGCATAGTCACCGGTCAATCATTTGATAGAGCTATGAACGTCAATTTCAGAGTTCTCACTTTGATATCCTTTATAATCTCCCTGTAGGTGGAACGTCTCGGCATCAAAATAGTGAAAACCAAATGGCAGGAACATACGGACGTCCGGCTCTGCCGTCCAAATGCTCGAATTATCTGTGGTTGTGGCGTCTTCGATAGTCCTAAGATCCGTGACGCAAAGGTATTCCGAACTCTCGCCACAGGTTGTGTTAGGATAATTGAAGACAACCGACATTGTCAGCGGATCGGCTATAGTCGGTCGAGTTGCCGTTGGAATAATTCCTACGAATTAAAAGTCAAACCCACTACTATGAGCAAAGAGTAAAATAATTCCTTCTACTACTGTCAAATAATTCTTAAGTATAATACCAGCTTGCAGAAATCAACTCTAAGAGTGCCTCGTGCTGAGTGCCAGATTACGGTGAGATAATGGTAATCGTTAATACATCAATTTCggataaaacaaagaaaagattCCTCGATCAGTCCCTTACCTAGTTCTGTGACGTTAGTGTTGTAAGACAAAACGGCATATTGGTCCATGTAATTAGTTGCGCACAACCCAAGGCCGCGAACGTGTATCCAGAAAGCGCTTCCTTCGGACGAGGCATTCTTGGTTTCGATGACAAAGTCGTATCTTTCGCCGGCGTAGCTTACCAGAGAGTCGACGACGACCGGCTTAATCGGCTGTCCGTCGGTGGCGATCAGAGTCATGTTGTGATCCTGGATTTGGAAAACGTAACTGCAAACTTGGCTGTTCGCGTTGATAACTCGGAACCTAAATAAAGAAGCCGACTATATTTGACACGGTGACTGGGAAACGAATAGTTGGCGGATAGCGCAGTCTGTTGCAAACCTGTAACGTGAATTTTCCTGCACGTGAAAAGTTGACACGGGTAACGACGCGTTGATGGAATCGTCGCTTCCGTCGCCGTACAAGTACCAACCCAAACCGTTGATCAGAATAGTGGTTGGTGCTGTGCCTGGCTTCCTGGAAGGTAGACCTGGGAAGTACATCTCCGAGGTGTCGTGCATCCAATCGGACAACACGATCGTGTGCTCCGGCAGATCGTGGTCGTAGAGATCTTCGCTCCAGGGTTCCTCAGAACGCGGTTCCCGAACAACTAACGCACCGTACTGTCCGTTGGGTCTATGCAATCCAGTGTGAGAGTGCCACATAAAAGTGCCAGATTCCTGGGGATATCAAGATTTACAAATCAGTCGACTGTTGGCATGTTCACAAGTTGATGGCAAAATAAGTACGAAGCCTTGTACTGACCTCGACTGGAAATGCGTATCTAAAAGTCGTTCCTCCGATCGGACACTGAGTCACGTAAGGAACTCCGTCCATCCAAGGACTGTTCTTCTGCAGCATTCCATGCCAGTGAAGCGTGGATCCTGTACCCGCCATCTGGTTTTCCACGTTGACTACGATCATGTCGTTTTTACAGACATTGATCGGGGGTCCCGGGAACTGGCGGTTGACGGACATCACTTCTCGCTGGAACGAATCGGTTGGGATGCACTGCGGTTGGAAACAGTCCGCCATAACACCGTCGGCACAATCTCCGCAAGCTCTGCATTCGGACGTAGAATTAATGAAGAAATTGATCCCATCTATTGCGAGTGAGCAGAATATCTTGTATACGTGAATGAAAGCCAGTGAAGTTACTCACGTTCCCATTGCCGCGTACATCTCCAAAACGAATGTGTAAAGACAAACTCGTGGTGCTTCATCAGCAACGCAT from Neodiprion lecontei isolate iyNeoLeco1 chromosome 1, iyNeoLeco1.1, whole genome shotgun sequence includes these protein-coding regions:
- the LOC107225749 gene encoding laccase-1 is translated as MCFNGKTLLLLATLTISTPAFSTIIELPTSYNRTSPWDDLIELGVANYTETDCIRTCVADEAPRVCLYTFVLEMYAAMGTACGDCADGVMADCFQPQCIPTDSFQREVMSVNRQFPGPPINVCKNDMIVVNVENQMAGTGSTLHWHGMLQKNSPWMDGVPYVTQCPIGGTTFRYAFPVEESGTFMWHSHTGLHRPNGQYGALVVREPRSEEPWSEDLYDHDLPEHTIVLSDWMHDTSEMYFPGLPSRKPGTAPTTILINGLGWYLYGDGSDDSINASLPVSTFHVQENSRYRFRVINANSQVCSYVFQIQDHNMTLIATDGQPIKPVVVDSLVSYAGERYDFVIETKNASSEGSAFWIHVRGLGLCATNYMDQYAVLSYNTNVTELGIIPTATRPTIADPLTMSVVFNYPNTTCGESSEYLCVTDLRTIEDATTTDNSSIWTAEPDVRMFLPFGFHYFDAETFHLQGDYKGYQNNKGSSIRAGTMNNLSFAFPSEPLIFFDSPSDVDYCNVDNLPTDCQTSDNTTGSSSYCACTDVVVLKEGDIVQLILIDQSGETDDSHPFHLHGFDFYVLYTSNSSSNEYGYTVAEVTELVASNLTSSWSDTNIPPTKDTINVPTAGFAIIQFKANNPGKWFFHCHYEWHAATGMGMAFWVEGDMPPKPPGFPTCGNFDPLS
- the LOC107225751 gene encoding laccase-2 encodes the protein MTSYGKASLLLLAALTIFAPVLGTIVELPTHYNRASPWKDLAKLGIGNLTETDCLRPCIAGEPQRVCLYTFVLEYYAAMGTACGNCSDGVLEDCYLPQCIPADGVEKGVMAINRQIPGPPINVCKNDLIVVNVENKMSGTGSTMHWHGILHRHSQWMDGVPYLTQCPIGGSSFRYAFPADDVGTYFYHSHTGLHRTNGQYGVLTIREPRSEEPWPKDLYEFDLPVHTIFLADWMHETAEMFFPGLPNREPGIAPTTILVNGFGWYLNGTTSEDSVNSSFPLATFHVNRNSSYRFRVINGASQICGFQFQIQDHNLTLIATDGSPIKPITVDAFVSYPGERYDFVINTNNISLDSDAFWIYITGLGACENMEIDQYAVLSYGTNGTDLGIIPTVTRPTVTDPLNFTRVLNYPSTTCGESPEYLCVTDLRLAGYEKDEDTKKVLTAKPDVQLVVPFNFHYFDVDTFHQEGNYLAYENLDGTSIRAGMMSNISFTFPSSPIIFKQRPDKTLCNADNLPTECLKNENSTDGTYCQCTNVVVLRQNDIVELTLVDAADESGIDHPFHLHGYGFYVVRMGSNYTSEEITPVNQGSFYVPPMKDTVSVPSGGFVTVRFRADNPGIWLIHCHFEWHLATGMGMAFWVEGDLPAPPPGFPTCGDFDPLS